A window of Ignavibacteriota bacterium contains these coding sequences:
- a CDS encoding epimerase, translating into MNIRVIIFGASGMVGEGVLLTALAAERVQSVLVVGRRTCGVAHPKLREILHADISDLRPLEEQLRGYDACYFCLGVSSVGMKEDAYTRVTYDLTMSVATLLARVNPGMTFCYVSGQATDGTEQGRLMWARVKGRTENHLSALPFRAVHHFRPGLMKPVPGQHNVKLLFRIVASPYPLLHAIFPKSVCRLADLGRSMINVTLYGSEKRVLENPDITQLAAHPHTNEST; encoded by the coding sequence ATGAACATTCGTGTTATCATCTTCGGCGCATCGGGCATGGTGGGGGAAGGGGTGCTGCTCACGGCCCTTGCAGCCGAACGTGTGCAATCGGTGCTGGTTGTAGGGCGGCGGACCTGCGGCGTGGCCCACCCCAAGCTGCGGGAGATATTACACGCGGATATCTCCGACCTTCGTCCACTTGAGGAACAACTGCGTGGATACGACGCATGTTATTTCTGCTTGGGTGTGTCGTCGGTGGGCATGAAGGAGGACGCATACACGCGCGTCACCTACGATCTGACGATGTCTGTCGCCACGCTGCTCGCGCGCGTGAATCCCGGCATGACTTTCTGTTACGTGTCGGGCCAGGCGACCGATGGAACCGAACAGGGCCGTCTCATGTGGGCGCGCGTGAAAGGGCGTACCGAGAATCATCTCTCTGCATTGCCCTTCCGCGCCGTTCATCATTTCCGGCCCGGACTTATGAAGCCCGTACCGGGACAGCACAACGTAAAACTCCTGTTCCGCATCGTTGCATCGCCATACCCTCTTTTGCATGCAATATTTCCGAAGTCCGTCTGCAGACTCGCCGATCTCGGCCGCTCGATGATCAACGTGACACTGTACGGCTCGGAGAAGCGCGTGCTCGAGAATCCCGACATCACACAACTCGCGGCTCACCCGCACACAAACGAAAGTACGTGA
- a CDS encoding DUF1801 domain-containing protein: MKAPADTPTTIDEYIAGFPPEVRPLLEKVRAIIRAAAPDAVETIKYQIPTYVLNGNLVHFGGFKKHIGLYPGAEATTVFAQDLAAYKTSKGAIQFPIDAPIPTTLIRRIVKHRVKEARAKTGKK, encoded by the coding sequence ATGAAAGCTCCCGCGGATACTCCCACAACGATCGACGAATACATCGCCGGCTTTCCCCCGGAGGTGCGGCCGCTGCTCGAGAAGGTGCGCGCAATTATTCGCGCGGCCGCACCCGATGCCGTCGAGACGATCAAATACCAGATCCCGACCTATGTGCTGAACGGGAATCTTGTACACTTCGGTGGTTTCAAGAAACACATCGGTCTGTACCCCGGCGCCGAAGCCACAACCGTGTTTGCACAAGATCTCGCGGCGTATAAAACCTCTAAGGGTGCGATTCAATTCCCGATCGACGCGCCGATACCCACCACGTTGATCCGGCGCATCGTGAAACATCGCGTGAAGGAAGCGCGCGCAAAAACAGGAAAGAAATGA
- a CDS encoding AraC family transcriptional regulator, with protein sequence MLFGRASTTSGFSKDDSMLIAPSRFTRGRAMLLAGIRRQHLYADSYRTIPRQWQDFACRDDIPSINPAIRYGVVCGSRAEGFEYMCASEVESFDTLAPELGRMRIHEQRYAVFEHFGHMSALRHTWELIFRDWLPHSGITPVQVPDFELYDERFDVESGSGLVELWFPVAESGK encoded by the coding sequence ATGCTTTTCGGCAGAGCCTCCACCACATCCGGTTTTTCGAAGGACGATTCCATGCTCATCGCCCCCAGCCGTTTCACACGCGGCCGAGCGATGCTGCTTGCAGGAATACGCAGGCAGCATCTGTACGCAGATTCGTACAGGACAATACCTCGTCAATGGCAGGACTTTGCATGCCGCGACGATATTCCATCGATTAATCCCGCCATCCGCTACGGGGTGGTGTGCGGCAGCAGGGCGGAGGGTTTCGAATACATGTGTGCCTCCGAAGTTGAGAGTTTCGATACACTCGCACCTGAACTCGGACGTATGCGCATTCATGAACAGCGGTACGCGGTGTTCGAGCATTTTGGTCATATGTCCGCGCTGCGGCATACATGGGAACTGATCTTCCGCGACTGGCTGCCGCATTCCGGGATTACCCCGGTGCAGGTGCCGGATTTTGAACTCTATGATGAACGATTCGACGTGGAAAGCGGCAGCGGCCTGGTTGAGCTGTGGTTCCCGGTGGCTGAATCGGGAAAGTAG